A region from the Patescibacteria group bacterium genome encodes:
- the lexA gene encoding transcriptional repressor LexA, whose protein sequence is MPPEHQQQIFKVKQFYWENHRMPSYGELADILNFKSKYSAQYLVKKWLKVGIVNRDYKGKITPGKLFMPLKLLGTIQAGLPTPAEEQDLDSISLDDWLINKKSDNFMLKVTGDSMIEAGIQPDDQVIVERGRAPKNGDIVVAEVDNEWTLKYFEKRNNQTRLIPANKNYKPIIPRQELKIGGIVTAVVRKY, encoded by the coding sequence ATGCCTCCAGAACACCAACAGCAGATTTTCAAAGTTAAACAATTTTACTGGGAAAATCACCGTATGCCCAGTTACGGCGAATTAGCCGATATTTTAAATTTTAAATCCAAATATTCAGCTCAATATCTGGTAAAAAAATGGCTTAAAGTTGGCATTGTTAACCGCGATTACAAAGGCAAAATAACTCCGGGTAAATTGTTTATGCCTTTAAAACTCCTGGGTACTATTCAGGCCGGTTTGCCTACTCCGGCCGAAGAACAGGATTTGGACAGTATTTCTTTGGACGACTGGCTGATAAATAAAAAGTCTGATAATTTTATGCTAAAAGTTACCGGCGATTCTATGATAGAGGCTGGTATTCAGCCGGACGATCAAGTTATTGTGGAGCGGGGACGCGCTCCTAAAAACGGTGACATCGTCGTAGCTGAGGTAGATAACGAATGGACTCTTAAATATTTTGAAAAACGAAATAATCAAACCAGGCTAATACCGGCCAATAAAAACTATAAACCTATCATACCCCGCCAAGAATTAAAAATCGGCGGCATCGTCACGGCTGTAGTTAGAAAATATTAA
- a CDS encoding metalloregulator ArsR/SmtB family transcription factor: MKSKCCLNKKILTQISQTANFLKIIAEKNRLKILCSLQKGERCVCDIRQDLAIPQNLVSHHLKVLKQAGLINSQKKGLNMIYSINKKQLREFNLLLKHFLQKYE; encoded by the coding sequence ATGAAGTCCAAGTGTTGTTTAAATAAAAAAATTCTTACCCAAATTAGCCAGACAGCTAATTTTTTAAAAATCATAGCCGAAAAAAATCGTCTTAAGATTTTATGTAGTCTACAAAAAGGGGAACGGTGTGTTTGTGATATTCGACAAGATTTGGCGATTCCTCAGAATTTGGTTTCCCACCATTTAAAGGTTCTTAAGCAAGCAGGCTTAATTAATTCCCAAAAAAAGGGTTTGAATATGATTTATTCAATAAACAAAAAGCAGCTAAGAGAATTTAATTTATTGTTAAAGCATTTTTTACAAAAGTATGAATAA
- a CDS encoding inositol monophosphatase family protein, which translates to MDYSKKVLPILRQTKDLLLPGFGQSAIIKQKDDSAVNVVTKLDLQVEEFVSAELKKIYPTIDFVGEEFGGNRKADRFWLMDPIDATGHFVRGLPFCTCMIALVEEGQVVFSAIYDFVNDLMYWAKKNGGAYCEQTRLSVSSRNLSQAYVSYESRLDNETDRQIFERLKKQTVLLKTISAGWEFAMVATGKLDARLCFNPYGKDYDFATGSLLVREAGGVVNNLGSKNYDYRNTNFIASNQEIYKQLTQGPNKIW; encoded by the coding sequence ATGGATTATTCTAAAAAAGTTCTGCCAATTTTGCGCCAGACTAAGGATTTATTACTACCTGGTTTTGGCCAGTCGGCTATTATAAAGCAAAAAGATGATTCAGCTGTTAATGTTGTAACAAAGCTGGATTTACAAGTAGAAGAATTTGTTTCGGCGGAACTTAAAAAAATATATCCAACTATAGATTTTGTGGGAGAGGAATTTGGTGGCAACCGAAAGGCAGATAGATTTTGGTTAATGGATCCAATAGATGCTACTGGTCATTTTGTCAGGGGGTTACCTTTTTGTACTTGTATGATTGCTTTAGTGGAGGAGGGGCAAGTAGTTTTTAGCGCAATTTATGATTTTGTAAATGATCTAATGTATTGGGCCAAAAAAAATGGTGGGGCTTATTGTGAGCAGACTAGGTTAAGTGTTAGCAGTCGTAATTTAAGCCAGGCTTATGTTTCTTACGAAAGCCGGTTGGACAATGAAACAGACAGACAAATTTTTGAACGTCTAAAAAAACAGACTGTTTTATTAAAAACTATCAGCGCCGGCTGGGAATTCGCCATGGTAGCAACTGGTAAATTAGATGCCCGATTATGCTTTAATCCTTATGGTAAAGATTATGATTTTGCTACCGGGTCATTGTTGGTTAGAGAAGCTGGTGGGGTAGTAAATAATTTAGGTAGCAAAAATTATGATTATCGCAATACCAACTTTATTGCCTCTAATCAGGAAATTTATAAGCAATTAACCCAAGGTCCCAATAAAATTTGGTAA
- a CDS encoding NUDIX domain-containing protein — MAATLIRTKAYCFIVKGEAVLLTEDERSPGWKLPGGGLKKGETICQGLLREVVEEVNFVVQPTGLVQIQEYKNKKDKPTLRFYFVGQWQSGDLKLAIGEVKKAKWFSRLELASLKQEDFWYEPYYQAVQAYLQGVYYPLDLLKELNINKEEDEI; from the coding sequence ATGGCAGCAACTTTAATACGTACTAAGGCTTATTGTTTTATAGTTAAAGGTGAGGCGGTTTTACTAACCGAAGATGAGCGTTCCCCAGGTTGGAAACTGCCAGGCGGCGGTTTAAAAAAAGGTGAAACAATTTGCCAAGGTTTATTAAGAGAAGTAGTCGAAGAGGTGAATTTTGTTGTTCAGCCGACTGGTTTGGTACAAATTCAAGAATATAAGAATAAAAAAGATAAACCTACCTTGCGTTTTTATTTTGTGGGCCAGTGGCAAAGTGGTGATTTAAAATTAGCTATTGGTGAGGTTAAAAAAGCCAAATGGTTTAGCCGTTTAGAGTTAGCTTCTTTAAAACAAGAGGATTTTTGGTATGAGCCTTATTACCAAGCAGTTCAAGCTTATTTGCAAGGCGTTTATTATCCTTTAGATTTATTAAAAGAATTAAATATTAACAAAGAAGAGGACGAAATATGA
- a CDS encoding ATP-binding protein — protein MPKITLKKLHLILIAGHVGSGKTHLAKKLAKKINCLRIDKDIIDDSFTTSRLSNLYQSAARPYIHKIMYNLAESNLSDNTSVIIDAPYTKAEKYLNNPTWLKLIKNIAKKHKATIKLIWCTADNKTRQHRILKRNHERDQERKDQFKRYVGAGHLIPIPFKHLLFDSTKDSLNKVIKFLAD, from the coding sequence ATGCCTAAAATTACTTTAAAAAAACTTCATTTAATACTAATCGCCGGTCATGTAGGTAGTGGCAAAACCCATTTAGCTAAAAAACTAGCTAAAAAAATAAATTGCCTAAGGATCGACAAAGATATTATAGATGATTCTTTTACCACCAGCCGGCTTAGTAATCTTTACCAATCAGCTGCCCGACCCTACATCCATAAAATAATGTACAATCTGGCCGAAAGTAATTTGTCCGATAATACTTCAGTGATTATCGACGCGCCTTATACTAAAGCCGAAAAATATTTAAACAATCCAACCTGGCTTAAATTAATCAAAAATATAGCCAAAAAACATAAAGCCACTATTAAATTAATCTGGTGTACAGCTGATAATAAAACACGCCAACACAGAATTCTTAAAAGAAACCATGAACGCGACCAGGAAAGAAAAGATCAATTCAAAAGATATGTTGGCGCCGGGCATTTAATACCCATACCTTTTAAACATTTGCTCTTTGATTCTACTAAAGATTCTTTAAATAAAGTTATTAAATTCTTGGCTGACTAG
- a CDS encoding thioredoxin family protein, with the protein MNNLKNIQVLGSGCPACQKLYKLTQQVVKDLGLSVTVEYIKDLQRILDFGLMQSPVLVVNGQAVLVGFTSDIKKIKKLIQDNF; encoded by the coding sequence ATGAATAATTTAAAAAATATTCAGGTTTTAGGTTCTGGTTGCCCAGCTTGTCAAAAATTATATAAATTAACGCAGCAGGTTGTTAAGGACTTAGGTTTAAGTGTAACGGTTGAATATATTAAGGATCTTCAAAGAATATTGGATTTTGGGTTAATGCAAAGTCCGGTTTTAGTGGTGAACGGCCAAGCTGTTTTAGTTGGTTTTACTTCGGATATTAAAAAAATTAAAAAATTAATTCAAGACAATTTTTAG
- a CDS encoding DUF977 family protein has translation MTLILSLALGVVVGLVLALILVKVESKKSPEAINQKEQNLQKVWAMFADQEQVTNNNVEELLGVSDATAERYLNELEQQGKIKQIGQAGQGVYYKKL, from the coding sequence ATGACTTTAATTTTATCTTTAGCTCTTGGTGTGGTAGTGGGTTTGGTGTTGGCTTTGATTTTGGTAAAAGTAGAATCAAAAAAGTCGCCGGAGGCGATTAATCAAAAAGAGCAGAATTTGCAAAAAGTTTGGGCTATGTTTGCTGACCAGGAACAGGTAACTAATAATAACGTGGAGGAATTGCTGGGCGTTAGCGATGCCACGGCCGAGCGTTATTTAAACGAACTGGAACAGCAGGGCAAAATTAAACAAATCGGCCAAGCCGGTCAAGGTGTTTATTATAAGAAACTTTGA
- a CDS encoding permease, with the protein MDIFYPIKLLADWVTFKVLNLAGDMVVAQAVNFFIYDFIKILVLLVFIIFIVSLVRSFWPPARIRLILLNRNKLIGHTMAAILGIITPFCSCSAVPLFLGFVEAGVPLGVTFSFLVASPMINEVALILLVGLFGWKIALFYIVSGLIIAILTGLIIGKLNPESLVADFIFKPQASLVYENRSIGWSGRFLYAKEYTKDIVKKVWPYVAVGIGLGALIHGYVPMDFLASYVGADKWYAVPLAVLIGIPLYTNAAGVIPLVAVLMEKGVALGTALAFMMAVTALSLPEFMILKKVMKVKLILIFAGVIGLGIIFTGYLFNLTGLVNL; encoded by the coding sequence ATGGATATTTTTTATCCCATAAAATTATTGGCTGATTGGGTAACTTTTAAGGTATTAAATTTGGCTGGCGATATGGTGGTGGCCCAAGCAGTCAATTTTTTTATTTATGATTTTATTAAGATATTGGTATTGTTAGTTTTTATAATTTTTATAGTTTCTTTGGTTCGTTCTTTTTGGCCGCCAGCTAGAATACGTTTAATCTTGCTAAATAGAAACAAATTAATTGGCCATACTATGGCCGCTATTTTGGGAATTATTACCCCTTTTTGTTCTTGCAGTGCTGTACCGCTTTTTTTAGGTTTTGTAGAAGCTGGTGTGCCTTTAGGAGTTACTTTTTCTTTTTTAGTGGCTTCACCTATGATTAATGAAGTGGCTTTAATTTTACTGGTTGGTTTATTTGGTTGGAAAATAGCTTTATTTTATATTGTTAGTGGTTTAATTATCGCAATTTTAACTGGTTTGATAATAGGAAAATTAAATCCGGAAAGTTTAGTGGCTGATTTTATTTTTAAACCTCAAGCATCTTTGGTTTATGAAAATAGGTCCATAGGTTGGTCGGGTAGATTCCTTTATGCTAAAGAATATACTAAGGATATTGTAAAAAAGGTGTGGCCTTATGTGGCTGTTGGTATTGGTTTAGGTGCTTTGATTCATGGTTATGTGCCTATGGATTTTTTGGCCAGCTATGTCGGGGCCGATAAATGGTATGCTGTACCCTTGGCGGTTTTGATTGGTATTCCGCTTTATACTAATGCTGCCGGGGTTATTCCCTTGGTAGCTGTTTTAATGGAAAAAGGGGTAGCTTTGGGCACAGCCTTGGCTTTTATGATGGCTGTTACTGCCTTATCATTACCGGAATTTATGATTTTAAAAAAAGTAATGAAGGTTAAGTTGATTTTAATTTTTGCTGGGGTGATTGGCCTGGGAATTATCTTTACTGGTTATTTGTTTAATTTGACGGGTTTGGTTAATTTATAA
- a CDS encoding metallophosphoesterase, which produces MRLWQVLIFLSVIQVILWLGHFLVYKTLVNFWGSLSDGGIVRLKIVFFILSISFLVASLLANRFINPLIDWFYTGAAVWLGTLHFLVLASLAYGLVKIISFWWPVNFNWGITGASFFIVAVILSVYSVYNSQAIKIKQYDIAGINWPAAWQGQKAILLSDSHLGNIYGVGRSAKIVKLVNNLKPAAVFIPGDFYDGPPADYIKLAEPWKNLQTPLGIYFSNGNHEEFGDSSPYTKALAGAGITILNNKSVEVKGLQIAGVTFKDSNSSDGLADLMSNLNLDKAKPTVLLKHVPFVVDTATEAGVDLVLSGHTHVGQMWPFNYLARAVYKGLDYGWHKVGEGQLITTSGVGTWGPPQRLGSSSEIVVINFN; this is translated from the coding sequence ATGAGGCTTTGGCAAGTTTTAATTTTTTTATCCGTTATTCAAGTGATTCTTTGGTTAGGCCATTTTTTAGTTTATAAAACCTTGGTTAATTTTTGGGGTAGTTTAAGTGATGGTGGAATTGTTCGTTTGAAAATTGTTTTTTTTATTTTATCAATAAGTTTTTTAGTAGCTTCACTTTTAGCTAATCGTTTTATAAACCCACTAATTGATTGGTTTTATACTGGAGCGGCTGTTTGGTTGGGCACTTTGCATTTTTTGGTGCTGGCCAGTTTGGCTTATGGGTTGGTAAAAATAATAAGTTTTTGGTGGCCGGTTAATTTTAACTGGGGCATAACTGGGGCGTCTTTTTTTATAGTGGCTGTTATATTAAGTGTTTATAGTGTTTATAATTCTCAGGCTATAAAAATAAAACAGTACGATATAGCGGGGATTAATTGGCCAGCCGCCTGGCAAGGACAAAAGGCTATATTATTGTCCGATAGTCATTTAGGTAATATTTATGGGGTTGGCAGGTCGGCTAAAATAGTTAAACTAGTAAACAACCTTAAACCAGCAGCGGTTTTTATACCAGGAGATTTTTATGATGGACCGCCAGCTGATTATATTAAATTGGCTGAACCTTGGAAAAATTTGCAAACGCCCTTAGGAATTTATTTTAGCAATGGTAACCATGAAGAATTCGGCGATAGTTCGCCTTATACCAAAGCTTTGGCCGGAGCTGGTATTACCATACTTAATAATAAATCAGTGGAAGTTAAGGGTTTACAAATAGCTGGCGTAACTTTTAAAGATTCTAATAGTTCAGACGGTCTAGCAGACTTAATGTCGAATTTAAATTTAGATAAAGCTAAGCCCACTGTTTTATTAAAGCACGTGCCTTTTGTGGTTGATACGGCAACTGAGGCTGGTGTTGATTTGGTTTTATCGGGCCATACCCATGTTGGCCAGATGTGGCCATTTAATTACCTAGCCCGAGCAGTATACAAAGGCCTGGATTACGGCTGGCATAAGGTAGGCGAGGGGCAGTTAATAACTACTAGTGGTGTAGGTACTTGGGGGCCACCACAACGTTTGGGTAGTAGTAGTGAAATAGTAGTGATTAATTTTAATTAA
- a CDS encoding metalloregulator ArsR/SmtB family transcription factor produces MPLSQTLAALADPNRQKIIDLLKKGERAVADLGHYLNITPPTLSHHLDILKRADLISARRQGQQIFYSLNLSVLEELVEKFSKFLNTSKK; encoded by the coding sequence ATGCCTTTAAGCCAAACCCTAGCCGCTCTAGCCGACCCTAATCGGCAAAAAATAATTGACCTACTAAAAAAAGGTGAACGAGCTGTAGCCGATTTAGGCCACTACCTTAATATTACCCCACCAACCCTATCGCATCATTTGGATATTTTAAAACGGGCTGATTTAATAAGCGCTCGTAGGCAAGGTCAACAAATTTTTTATTCTCTTAACTTAAGCGTACTGGAAGAATTGGTGGAAAAATTTTCTAAATTTTTAAATACTTCTAAAAAATAA
- a CDS encoding recombinase family protein encodes MWRVKVATAEYYIRLLSENVKKGQKEKLAQGWLPSKPPLGYKTIGEKGHKIHVIDEDKAPMVKKMFDLYATNVSSTKKLADEMYRLGMRSRGGNKVSHSRVHQLLGDPFYYGMNRWNGKVGKGEHEPLITKELFMRCQDIMHSNGTPKYNKHNPLFKNIFHCDECKGRITWEIQKGHWYGHCNHYKNCKQREWVKQENIDIQVTENIELLSSNHDEAIENMLTWVQEALKESHGEEIEFREKATGELERRYQVATQRLDKIYDDKIDGKISEDFYQKKYQQYKIEQEEVMDSLNKHKNANLKYYDMGSTFLQMAKDARKIYINRSTFDMVDDKKVLLSLLFSNPTINGKKIEISYQKAFKIISNRVIEMLGEKIDEKKTFEPPKEPVNKGKTPAFADVNPIWLRGWDSNPRPIG; translated from the coding sequence ATGTGGCGAGTGAAAGTGGCCACGGCCGAATATTACATCCGCCTTTTGTCCGAAAACGTAAAGAAAGGCCAGAAAGAAAAACTCGCTCAAGGATGGTTGCCGAGCAAACCACCACTCGGATATAAAACGATTGGTGAGAAAGGACATAAAATCCATGTGATAGATGAGGACAAAGCACCGATGGTTAAGAAAATGTTTGACCTCTATGCCACCAACGTAAGCTCGACCAAGAAACTTGCCGATGAAATGTACAGGCTCGGTATGCGATCTCGAGGAGGCAACAAAGTGAGTCACTCGCGAGTCCACCAGCTTCTCGGTGATCCATTCTATTACGGAATGAATCGTTGGAACGGCAAAGTTGGCAAAGGTGAACACGAGCCACTGATCACCAAAGAATTATTCATGCGGTGCCAAGATATCATGCATAGCAACGGGACGCCAAAATATAACAAGCACAACCCACTGTTCAAAAACATCTTCCACTGTGACGAATGCAAGGGTCGGATAACTTGGGAGATACAGAAAGGTCATTGGTACGGTCACTGCAACCATTACAAAAATTGCAAACAAAGAGAATGGGTGAAGCAAGAAAATATCGATATACAAGTAACGGAGAATATCGAGCTCTTGAGCTCTAATCACGATGAAGCCATAGAGAATATGCTCACTTGGGTCCAAGAGGCTCTCAAGGAAAGCCACGGTGAGGAGATAGAATTCAGGGAAAAGGCTACCGGCGAACTCGAGCGACGCTACCAGGTAGCCACGCAGAGACTAGATAAAATATATGACGACAAGATCGACGGCAAAATCAGCGAGGACTTCTATCAGAAAAAGTACCAGCAATACAAGATTGAGCAGGAGGAAGTGATGGACAGCCTCAACAAGCATAAAAATGCCAACCTTAAGTATTACGATATGGGATCGACATTTCTCCAAATGGCCAAGGATGCAAGAAAGATTTACATAAACCGAAGCACCTTCGACATGGTCGACGACAAAAAAGTATTATTGTCCCTTTTATTTTCGAACCCGACCATAAATGGCAAGAAAATCGAGATTTCATACCAGAAAGCCTTCAAAATCATCTCTAACCGAGTAATCGAGATGTTGGGAGAAAAAATAGACGAAAAAAAGACTTTCGAACCGCCAAAAGAGCCCGTCAATAAAGGAAAAACACCAGCTTTCGCTGATGTTAATCCTATCTGGCTCCGGGGGTGGGACTCGAACCCACGACCAATTGGTTAA
- a CDS encoding serine hydrolase produces the protein MLLKNKFFLVLLLIGLNLAPIHVVAQSTINKNSSYQDFGAWYQKNYKLKALPFRAVALIDAQTLQPLYYYQESTTMPTASLMKMLAAGAFLSYGSPDWFKLVDLTEQENETLLRPYVEPKDNFALLRLKAGEKISLEQAFATMLMGSANNIAVALPRYLGISRTDFINRMQQTALNWGMNQTIVDEPSGLSLNNVSSAKDLALGTCQAFGNFMTSYYGSQPYLTYDTDIKTHKIISHTVHDVRNYSQKYWGAKTGYLRETQYHLAAGVITPQGRKLCLTVLTSPSRALSEQTGEALRQWADKMYQW, from the coding sequence TGGCTCAATCCACTATTAATAAAAATTCTTCTTATCAAGATTTTGGCGCTTGGTATCAAAAAAATTATAAGCTTAAAGCCTTGCCTTTTCGGGCCGTAGCTCTAATAGATGCCCAAACCTTGCAACCACTATACTATTACCAAGAAAGCACGACCATGCCCACAGCCAGCTTAATGAAAATGCTGGCGGCGGGCGCCTTTTTAAGCTATGGCTCACCAGATTGGTTTAAATTGGTGGATTTAACTGAACAAGAAAACGAAACTCTTTTACGGCCTTATGTGGAACCTAAAGATAATTTTGCCTTGCTACGATTAAAAGCTGGAGAAAAAATAAGCTTAGAACAAGCTTTTGCCACTATGCTCATGGGTTCAGCCAACAACATTGCTGTAGCTTTGCCTCGTTATTTGGGTATCAGCCGGACTGATTTTATCAACCGCATGCAACAAACTGCCCTAAATTGGGGTATGAACCAAACAATTGTGGATGAACCCAGTGGTTTATCTTTAAACAATGTTTCTTCAGCCAAAGATTTAGCCCTAGGCACCTGCCAGGCTTTTGGTAATTTTATGACCAGCTATTATGGTAGCCAACCTTACCTAACTTACGATACCGATATTAAAACCCACAAAATCATTAGTCACACGGTGCATGATGTTAGAAATTATTCTCAAAAATACTGGGGAGCTAAAACCGGTTACTTAAGAGAAACACAATATCATTTAGCCGCCGGTGTTATAACGCCTCAGGGTCGTAAACTGTGCTTAACTGTTTTAACCTCGCCCAGTCGCGCCCTGTCCGAACAAACCGGCGAAGCTTTACGACAATGGGCGGATAAAATGTATCAATGGTAA
- a CDS encoding SdpI family protein: MNSPLKLSVKSEIWPLLMIAITIGISYYFYPSLPETVASHWDFRGQVDGWTSKQIHSLLLPGIMAGIYILFLILPYFDPKKERYQEFAKVYHIFKSLIITTFLIVYLATTLYNVGYDLNIGLIIASTIGLLMIIIGNYMGKIKKNWFVGIRTPWTLSNENVWNKTHRVGGWMFIIFGLVIILAPNLPANLALYVFISGALLTTLGTFAYSYFAWRQEKKNNPTNDHA; encoded by the coding sequence ATGAATTCCCCTCTTAAACTATCTGTTAAAAGCGAAATTTGGCCACTCTTAATGATTGCTATCACTATAGGTATAAGTTATTATTTTTATCCCAGTTTACCTGAAACTGTGGCCAGTCATTGGGATTTCCGCGGCCAAGTGGACGGCTGGACTAGTAAACAAATCCATAGCTTGCTGTTACCAGGAATAATGGCCGGAATATATATTTTATTTTTAATCCTGCCGTACTTTGATCCTAAAAAAGAACGTTACCAAGAATTTGCCAAGGTTTATCATATTTTTAAATCCTTAATAATAACAACTTTTTTAATAGTTTATTTAGCCACTACTTTATATAATGTCGGCTATGACCTAAACATCGGTTTAATAATAGCCTCAACTATTGGTTTGCTAATGATAATTATAGGTAACTACATGGGCAAAATAAAAAAGAATTGGTTTGTCGGTATTCGCACACCTTGGACCTTATCCAATGAAAATGTTTGGAATAAAACCCATCGAGTTGGTGGCTGGATGTTTATAATTTTCGGTTTAGTTATAATACTCGCTCCCAATTTACCAGCTAATTTGGCTTTGTATGTGTTTATCAGTGGTGCCCTGCTAACTACTTTAGGTACTTTTGCCTATTCCTACTTTGCCTGGCGGCAAGAAAAAAAGAATAACCCCACTAACGACCATGCCTAA
- a CDS encoding tryptophan-rich sensory protein, translating to MKLKINYFVIPMLVWLVAWWGGQFTSPDTVWYQNLLKPDFTPPGWFIGLAWTVLFILIAGAVLIFYNQSIRYKNFRLTLVMLVLNGFLNVGWSWLFFGQQMIGLAAIEIWLLFFSIIYLIILIGRTSRLAAVLLAPYAVWVMFAAYLNFTIWQLNF from the coding sequence ATGAAGTTAAAAATTAATTATTTTGTTATACCGATGTTGGTTTGGTTAGTAGCTTGGTGGGGCGGCCAGTTTACCAGTCCCGACACGGTTTGGTACCAAAATTTACTTAAGCCCGATTTTACTCCGCCGGGTTGGTTTATTGGCTTAGCCTGGACAGTTTTGTTTATTTTGATAGCCGGGGCTGTTTTAATTTTTTATAATCAATCGATTAGATATAAAAATTTTCGTTTGACTTTGGTTATGCTAGTACTTAACGGATTTTTAAACGTTGGTTGGAGTTGGTTATTTTTTGGGCAACAAATGATAGGGCTGGCGGCCATAGAAATTTGGTTGTTATTTTTTTCCATTATTTATTTGATAATTTTAATTGGTCGCACTTCTCGTTTGGCTGCTGTTTTATTGGCACCTTATGCTGTTTGGGTAATGTTTGCGGCTTATTTGAATTTTACTATTTGGCAACTTAATTTTTAG